The Clostridiisalibacter paucivorans DSM 22131 genome has a segment encoding these proteins:
- a CDS encoding sensor histidine kinase, producing MKLWKKNYIIFFICFIISFNLAGIIIIERIFNQGINREIKDSLSEHKTIVSGLHTSIHMYNNMEKIDGNKSIKLFIGEYIDVFKKEADYIEILDMGENEIFSNLDFNIPQDRPELESLLKYRRNYIIRVVDNEYYLFVAGLMNLNKDYKLSYVRDISYIYKERKEQYHFFFLFELYICMGVSVLIYILSKILTRPITSLINTTKKIANGNYYERVKISSKDELGILSENFNQMADAIEEKINELERNGAEKQRFIENLTHELKTPLTSIIGYADLLRTTKVDDKILKESIDFIYKEGKRLEQLSFKMMDLIVVEVDDFQLRPERIINVFEEVRGILQPKLDGKNIKLVISGDNDEVYLEKDMMKLLLTNLIDNSIKASNENSHIYLNFYKENNHKIIEVRDEGIGISKEKVEYILEPFYVVDKSRTRANNGIGLGLAICERIAEIHHGRLEIESKLNKGTRVRIIF from the coding sequence ATGAAATTATGGAAGAAAAATTATATTATTTTTTTTATATGCTTTATAATATCTTTCAATCTAGCTGGAATTATAATAATCGAGAGGATTTTTAATCAGGGAATAAATAGGGAAATAAAAGATAGCTTGAGTGAACATAAAACCATAGTCTCTGGATTACATACAAGCATTCATATGTATAACAATATGGAAAAAATAGATGGGAATAAGTCTATTAAATTATTTATAGGGGAATATATTGATGTGTTTAAAAAGGAGGCAGATTATATAGAAATATTGGACATGGGTGAAAATGAAATATTTTCCAATTTAGATTTTAATATACCACAGGATAGACCAGAGTTAGAATCTTTATTGAAGTATAGGAGAAATTATATAATAAGAGTAGTAGACAATGAATACTATTTATTTGTTGCAGGGTTAATGAATCTAAATAAAGACTATAAGCTATCTTATGTCAGAGACATATCTTATATTTATAAAGAAAGAAAAGAACAATATCATTTTTTCTTTTTATTTGAGCTTTATATTTGCATGGGTGTGTCAGTTCTTATATATATTCTCAGCAAGATATTGACAAGACCTATAACAAGTTTAATTAATACTACTAAAAAGATTGCCAATGGGAATTATTATGAGAGGGTAAAAATTTCTAGTAAAGATGAATTGGGGATATTATCTGAGAATTTTAATCAGATGGCCGATGCTATAGAAGAAAAAATCAATGAACTTGAGAGAAATGGTGCTGAAAAACAAAGATTTATAGAAAATTTGACCCATGAATTAAAGACACCGTTAACATCTATAATTGGATATGCAGATTTATTACGCACAACTAAAGTAGATGATAAGATATTAAAGGAGTCAATAGATTTTATATATAAAGAAGGAAAACGGCTAGAACAGTTGTCTTTTAAGATGATGGACTTAATTGTAGTTGAAGTAGACGATTTTCAATTAAGGCCTGAAAGGATTATCAATGTATTTGAAGAGGTAAGAGGGATTTTACAACCTAAGTTGGATGGGAAAAACATAAAATTAGTGATATCTGGAGATAATGATGAGGTTTATTTGGAAAAAGATATGATGAAACTTTTACTTACTAATCTAATAGATAACAGCATTAAAGCCAGTAATGAAAACTCCCATATATATCTAAATTTTTATAAAGAGAATAATCATAAGATTATAGAAGTTAGAGATGAAGGTATTGGTATATCAAAAGAAAAAGTGGAGTATATATTGGAACCATTTTATGTTGTTGATAAATCAAGAACAAGGGCAAATAATGGAATCGGTTTGGGGTTAGCCATATGTGAAAGAATTGCAGAGATTCATCATGGGAGGCTTGAGATAGAGAGTAAATTAAACAAAGGGACAAGAGTAAGAATAATATTTTAG